A DNA window from uncultured Methanoregula sp. contains the following coding sequences:
- the cca gene encoding CCA tRNA nucleotidyltransferase, with protein MVTRLPLEEEVLVKIRPSAEEREEICTLGKKLLAAIAESGKAQGMIVGSIARHTWVRGDRDLDVFMLFDPSLPRETLEAEGLSLARSIAAGFTDSYHEKYAEHPYINASIDGVDVDLVPCYNVASAEKIQSAVDRTPFHTRYITDKINGLIDDVLLLKRFAKAGGIYGSDQMTEGFSGYLCELLVLYYGGFTGLLNAAAEWRPRTIIDPENHAAKTFDEPLVVIDPVDPRRNVAAAVSVDRMAEFVELARGYLESPSLAFFSIPSSRTISREELGALLQARETHLFAITFPTPPYIEEIVVPQLKRSTAAICEDLERNGFSVHHAHYMMNPERCMLLFELLVARLPKIRTHIGPPLWNRVNANKFREKHLDSLLPGPYVREARYEMEVPREFTRARDLLASDALLQVSLGRHVRQSLANGWQLFEGEDCWQMEFAEFIGDFFSRCSPLVRIRQKK; from the coding sequence GTGGTGACCCGGCTTCCCCTGGAAGAGGAGGTTCTTGTCAAGATTCGCCCGAGTGCTGAAGAGCGGGAGGAGATCTGCACCCTTGGAAAAAAACTGCTTGCTGCCATTGCAGAAAGTGGTAAGGCACAGGGCATGATTGTCGGATCCATTGCACGCCACACGTGGGTGCGGGGGGACCGGGACCTTGATGTGTTCATGCTCTTCGATCCATCGCTGCCCCGGGAGACGCTGGAAGCCGAAGGTCTTTCCCTTGCCCGCAGCATTGCCGCCGGTTTCACGGACAGCTACCATGAGAAGTATGCCGAGCACCCCTACATCAACGCATCCATTGACGGCGTCGACGTGGATCTCGTTCCCTGTTACAATGTAGCGAGCGCAGAAAAGATCCAGAGCGCTGTCGACCGGACGCCATTTCACACGCGGTACATCACGGACAAGATCAACGGACTCATCGATGATGTTCTTCTTCTCAAGCGGTTTGCAAAAGCCGGGGGGATCTATGGCTCGGACCAGATGACCGAAGGTTTCTCCGGCTATCTCTGCGAACTGCTCGTGCTCTATTATGGCGGCTTTACCGGTCTGCTGAATGCCGCTGCGGAATGGCGGCCCAGAACCATAATCGATCCGGAAAATCATGCTGCCAAAACCTTTGATGAACCCCTTGTGGTAATTGATCCTGTAGACCCCCGCCGCAATGTGGCTGCTGCGGTATCCGTTGATCGCATGGCTGAGTTTGTGGAGCTTGCACGGGGCTACCTTGAATCGCCCTCCTTGGCCTTCTTCAGTATTCCGTCTTCCCGGACAATCTCCCGGGAGGAACTCGGAGCACTTCTGCAGGCCCGCGAAACGCACCTGTTCGCGATCACATTCCCCACACCCCCATACATCGAGGAGATCGTCGTGCCCCAGCTCAAGCGCAGCACAGCGGCGATCTGCGAAGACCTGGAACGGAACGGTTTCTCGGTCCACCATGCACACTACATGATGAATCCTGAACGCTGCATGCTCCTCTTCGAGCTGCTCGTTGCCCGGCTTCCGAAGATCCGTACGCACATCGGCCCTCCGCTCTGGAACCGGGTGAATGCCAATAAATTCCGGGAGAAACACCTCGATTCACTTCTACCCGGCCCCTATGTCCGCGAGGCCCGGTACGAGATGGAAGTGCCCCGGGAATTCACCCGGGCCCGGGATCTGCTGGCTTCGGATGCACTCCTGCAGGTGAGCCTTGGCAGGCATGTCCGCCAGTCTCTTGCAAACGGGTGGCAGCTCTTTGAGGGAGAAGATTGCTGGCAGATGGAATTTGCAGAATTCATCGGGGATTTCTTCTCCCGCTGTTCTCCTCTCGTCAGGATCCGGCAGAAGAAGTAA
- the thpR gene encoding RNA 2',3'-cyclic phosphodiesterase, with protein MVRAFIALELSEEIRTGLAGAQDILRGSSARLTFVEPELIHITAKFLGEVEERRLPGIMEALRNIPFDPFVVTAGEVTVNNRNRPHTIWSSVNDAGNGQQLLHAIDAALAPLGIEPETRRFTPHATIARVKSFDPSLFPFLKRLEGKSYGSCTVAGLRLKKSTLFPKGPVYEDLLEVKW; from the coding sequence ATGGTCAGGGCATTTATTGCACTGGAGTTGTCCGAAGAGATCCGGACCGGTCTTGCCGGAGCCCAGGATATTCTCCGAGGCTCTTCGGCACGGCTTACCTTTGTGGAACCGGAGCTGATTCACATTACGGCAAAGTTCCTTGGCGAAGTGGAGGAACGCCGCCTGCCCGGGATTATGGAAGCCCTGCGAAACATCCCGTTTGATCCGTTTGTGGTAACTGCCGGTGAAGTCACGGTGAATAACCGGAACCGTCCCCATACGATCTGGAGTTCGGTAAACGATGCAGGAAACGGCCAGCAGCTCCTCCATGCTATCGATGCAGCGCTCGCCCCCCTGGGAATTGAGCCCGAGACCCGCAGGTTCACGCCCCATGCAACCATCGCCCGTGTCAAATCGTTCGATCCATCACTTTTTCCCTTCCTGAAGAGGCTTGAGGGGAAGTCGTACGGGAGCTGCACGGTCGCCGGCCTCCGGCTGAAGAAGAGTACGCTTTTCCCGAAAGGACCCGTTTATGAGGATCTGCTGGAGGTGAAGTGGTGA
- a CDS encoding PH domain-containing protein gives MRQNPEFPLNSPFRPAAALKASLTVYILLFILVMLFFTLFPLLLAGEWAPNLVLLCVILLVIIIAVCLAWVHLYYKSMWYELREDEMSWKRGVWFRTTGIVPYNRITNLDIRQGPLMRLLGIHTIAIQTAGYSGQTTSEIKIEGVEKAEELREFIRSLVRHTAGTGDGTGTEDRVNVTTDEKILSELTRIRILLEEQKK, from the coding sequence ATGAGACAAAACCCGGAATTTCCGCTGAACTCCCCGTTCAGACCAGCAGCAGCGCTGAAAGCGAGCCTGACCGTGTACATTCTCCTGTTCATTCTCGTGATGCTCTTCTTCACGTTGTTTCCCCTCCTGCTTGCCGGTGAATGGGCACCCAATCTGGTCCTGCTCTGCGTCATCCTGCTTGTCATCATCATTGCAGTCTGCCTGGCCTGGGTGCATCTCTATTACAAGAGCATGTGGTACGAGTTGCGGGAGGACGAGATGAGCTGGAAGCGCGGCGTCTGGTTCAGGACAACGGGAATTGTACCCTACAACCGGATCACCAACCTGGACATCCGGCAGGGACCCCTGATGCGCCTGCTCGGCATTCATACCATTGCTATCCAGACCGCAGGGTACTCCGGCCAGACCACATCGGAGATCAAGATCGAGGGTGTTGAAAAAGCCGAAGAGCTCCGCGAATTCATCCGCTCCCTTGTCCGGCATACGGCAGGCACGGGGGATGGTACCGGTACGGAAGATCGCGTGAACGTTACAACCGATGAAAAAATTCTTTCTGAACTGACCCGGATCCGGATCCTGCTCGAAGAGCAGAAAAAATAA
- a CDS encoding glutaredoxin domain-containing protein, giving the protein MPKNPELIVYTLEFCPHCDTLKGFLKQEGCTYVERDLSTAESLTELRLNGVFVNEAPVLQKDFDFYTSEDLFPSGNLDGARIKKLLSGE; this is encoded by the coding sequence GTGCCGAAGAATCCGGAACTGATCGTATATACGCTTGAATTTTGCCCGCATTGCGACACACTCAAGGGTTTTTTAAAACAGGAAGGCTGCACGTACGTTGAACGCGACCTCTCCACCGCGGAATCCCTCACCGAGCTCAGGCTCAACGGGGTCTTTGTCAACGAAGCCCCGGTACTCCAGAAAGATTTTGATTTCTACACATCGGAGGATCTTTTTCCCTCCGGCAACCTTGACGGAGCGCGGATAAAAAAACTCCTCTCGGGTGAGTAA
- a CDS encoding HEAT repeat domain-containing protein, translating into MTELNIPEKPDKAEEMEKLGLEGLVQNLMDSTDPKVRQYAAYLLGKARNPRAIQPLVAALGDFDKSVREQATLALSAIGQAAIEPLSAAMKEPKWETRYRAAEALGRIADEKAVKPLIQGLKDNRDHVRYMAAKGLREVGDSDAIEPMIILLKDENRYVRMMAVRALGAIGGDKAGAALRAAQENEPDEKVREAIIEALQ; encoded by the coding sequence ATGACTGAACTCAATATACCCGAAAAACCTGATAAAGCAGAAGAGATGGAGAAGCTGGGTCTTGAAGGGCTCGTCCAGAATCTTATGGACAGCACCGATCCCAAGGTACGGCAGTATGCCGCATACCTGCTCGGGAAAGCCAGAAACCCCCGGGCTATCCAGCCGCTTGTTGCGGCCCTTGGCGATTTCGACAAATCCGTCCGGGAACAGGCAACGCTCGCCCTTTCTGCCATCGGCCAGGCAGCTATCGAACCCCTTTCCGCCGCAATGAAAGAGCCCAAGTGGGAGACCCGCTACCGCGCTGCCGAGGCTCTTGGCAGGATTGCTGACGAGAAAGCGGTCAAGCCTCTCATCCAGGGACTCAAGGATAACCGCGACCATGTGCGGTACATGGCAGCAAAAGGCCTGCGCGAAGTGGGGGACTCCGATGCTATTGAACCGATGATCATCCTCCTAAAAGACGAGAACCGGTATGTCCGGATGATGGCAGTCCGGGCGCTCGGGGCGATCGGCGGGGACAAGGCAGGCGCAGCTCTCCGCGCTGCACAGGAAAACGAACCTGATGAAAAAGTCAGGGAAGCCATTATCGAAGCATTGCAATAA
- the nrdD gene encoding anaerobic ribonucleoside-triphosphate reductase, translating into MSRRPETKQLTFEGLAVPALPYVRSTDGHIIDWDRNRIVRQIVEETKLVETFYGYEGASEATAQEIALEVENRIKNMGLKSLSGPLIREIVNITLLEKGMVQYRNVSTRVGTPVYDAHLIDVGRGFEAHDNANLQENAETSHKKKADKISKEQYLLQLPPDLADHHLSGEMHIHDLEYFGTRPFCQDWDLRYFFYYGLMPDGNGTKASVAGPAKRAEVAILHAVKALGSAQTNFAGGQGYYNFLTFLAPFMEGMPYDEIKQMVQMFVYEMTQMMVARGGQLVFSSIQLSPGVPSLWQDKPCVYKGKVWDGKSAPLRTYGEFEREVRLLFKALMEVMLEGDYWGKPFNFPKPEISIEPDFMNEREEFNKANPDLPTFKELYLMTFELASKFGTPYYDNQLPAYRGAGKGISCYQCCAYQFSAVADEDSDFDKKLIFQGGKHFSMGSWQVVSVNCPRAAYNAEGDDARLFAELKKLMDVAVEIFKIKRRWMDHIRANSRMPFAMQRPKDPNTGERGAIAVDLEGLVYTIGVVGVNEMVQHHTGKQLHESREAFRLAIRAMTEMELYGRELSKKYNMTIALARTPAETTGQRFAVADLLDRRYHEHAKKVIKGDVDLGLLKLGKSRDLPIYYTNGTHVAPGADIPLTKRMEIEHVFFPIVDGGNIFHIWLGEARPDPRGLMDMAMNLCRNTQIGYFAFTRDITVSLRQFHEMGDKKKAISDWTPADLPVKA; encoded by the coding sequence ATGTCGCGCCGGCCGGAAACAAAACAGCTGACTTTCGAGGGACTAGCAGTCCCGGCACTCCCGTACGTCCGCTCAACCGACGGGCATATCATTGACTGGGATCGCAACCGCATTGTCCGGCAGATTGTTGAAGAGACAAAACTCGTTGAAACTTTTTACGGTTACGAGGGCGCCAGCGAGGCCACTGCCCAGGAGATCGCCCTTGAAGTGGAGAACCGAATCAAAAACATGGGGCTCAAGTCGCTATCCGGCCCCCTCATCCGCGAGATCGTGAACATCACCCTGCTTGAGAAAGGGATGGTCCAGTACCGGAATGTCTCTACCCGGGTCGGCACCCCGGTCTACGATGCACATCTCATCGATGTGGGCAGGGGTTTTGAAGCCCATGACAACGCCAACCTGCAGGAGAATGCCGAGACCTCGCACAAGAAGAAGGCCGACAAGATCTCAAAAGAGCAGTACCTCCTCCAGCTCCCGCCGGATCTCGCGGATCACCACCTGTCGGGCGAGATGCACATCCATGACCTGGAATATTTCGGCACGCGCCCGTTCTGCCAGGACTGGGACCTGCGTTACTTCTTCTATTACGGCCTGATGCCGGACGGGAACGGTACCAAAGCCTCGGTTGCCGGCCCGGCAAAACGGGCAGAAGTTGCCATCCTTCACGCGGTCAAGGCGCTCGGCTCGGCCCAGACCAACTTTGCCGGGGGACAGGGATATTACAACTTCCTCACGTTCCTTGCCCCGTTCATGGAAGGGATGCCGTACGACGAGATCAAGCAGATGGTCCAGATGTTCGTGTACGAGATGACGCAGATGATGGTTGCCCGGGGCGGCCAGCTCGTCTTCTCATCGATCCAGCTCTCTCCCGGGGTTCCCTCCCTCTGGCAGGACAAACCCTGCGTGTACAAAGGCAAGGTCTGGGACGGCAAATCGGCACCACTCAGGACCTATGGCGAGTTCGAGCGCGAAGTGCGTCTCCTCTTCAAGGCGCTCATGGAAGTTATGCTCGAAGGGGACTACTGGGGCAAGCCCTTCAATTTCCCGAAACCGGAGATCTCGATCGAGCCGGATTTCATGAACGAACGCGAAGAGTTCAACAAGGCAAACCCCGACCTTCCCACGTTCAAGGAACTCTACCTGATGACGTTCGAACTGGCCTCGAAATTCGGCACTCCGTATTACGACAACCAGCTTCCCGCTTACCGGGGGGCGGGGAAGGGCATCTCCTGTTATCAGTGCTGCGCTTACCAGTTCTCGGCCGTTGCCGATGAGGATTCGGATTTCGACAAGAAACTCATCTTCCAGGGGGGGAAACATTTCTCGATGGGGTCCTGGCAGGTTGTTTCCGTGAACTGCCCGCGGGCTGCCTACAATGCGGAAGGCGATGATGCCCGCCTCTTTGCAGAACTGAAAAAACTCATGGATGTGGCGGTTGAGATCTTCAAGATCAAGCGCCGCTGGATGGACCATATCCGGGCCAACAGCCGCATGCCGTTTGCCATGCAGCGCCCCAAGGATCCCAATACCGGGGAGCGGGGGGCAATAGCGGTCGATCTCGAAGGACTGGTCTACACAATAGGCGTTGTCGGTGTCAACGAGATGGTCCAGCATCATACCGGCAAGCAGCTCCACGAGTCAAGGGAAGCATTCCGGCTCGCCATCCGGGCGATGACCGAGATGGAACTCTATGGAAGGGAGCTGAGCAAAAAATACAATATGACAATAGCCCTTGCCCGCACACCGGCCGAGACGACGGGGCAGCGCTTCGCGGTTGCCGATCTGCTCGACCGGCGTTACCATGAACATGCAAAGAAGGTCATCAAGGGGGATGTCGATCTCGGCCTCCTCAAGCTCGGCAAGAGCCGCGATCTTCCGATCTATTACACGAACGGCACCCATGTTGCACCGGGTGCAGACATCCCGCTGACCAAGAGAATGGAGATCGAACATGTCTTCTTCCCGATCGTGGACGGGGGGAACATCTTCCATATCTGGCTCGGGGAAGCCAGGCCGGATCCCCGTGGTCTCATGGATATGGCAATGAATCTCTGCCGCAATACGCAGATCGGCTATTTTGCCTTCACCCGGGACATCACCGTCTCGCTCCGCCAGTTCCATGAGATGGGAGACAAGAAGAAAGCGATATCGGACTGGACACCGGCGGATCTGCCTGTCAAGGCATGA
- a CDS encoding ArsR family transcriptional regulator: MSEAAEVARLLDILGNRNRRRIIELLRQKPCFVTEISETLMLSPKAVIDHLQMMERETILACQMDERRRKYYYLANDILIDVSLKEIRIISSAEEEDDEKNERLKTSVSLLGRMIRSHDQILSNLEQINHDIEIRINDIAHNHKDLFKSEREITVIIALSHESLTLPELEQATTLPEKELMEILKRCERSGIVTREDERYMLRGVHAE; the protein is encoded by the coding sequence ATGAGCGAAGCTGCTGAGGTTGCCCGACTGCTTGACATTCTCGGGAACCGGAACCGGAGACGGATTATCGAGTTGCTGAGGCAGAAGCCCTGCTTTGTTACCGAGATATCCGAGACTCTCATGCTCTCACCCAAGGCGGTTATCGACCATCTCCAGATGATGGAGAGGGAGACTATCCTTGCCTGCCAGATGGATGAACGGCGCAGGAAATACTACTATCTCGCAAACGATATCCTCATCGACGTCAGTCTCAAGGAGATCCGGATCATCAGTTCCGCAGAGGAAGAGGACGATGAGAAGAACGAGCGGCTGAAAACCTCCGTCTCCCTGCTTGGCCGGATGATCCGCTCTCACGACCAGATCCTTTCAAACCTCGAACAGATCAACCACGATATCGAGATCAGGATAAACGATATTGCCCATAACCATAAGGATTTATTCAAAAGCGAACGAGAGATTACCGTAATCATTGCCCTCTCTCACGAGTCCCTGACCCTGCCCGAACTGGAGCAGGCAACCACGCTTCCTGAGAAAGAACTCATGGAGATCCTGAAACGGTGCGAGCGGTCGGGGATTGTAACCCGGGAGGATGAGCGGTACATGCTCCGAGGTGTCCATGCAGAATAA
- a CDS encoding Coenzyme F420 hydrogenase/dehydrogenase, beta subunit C-terminal domain: MAQKSYLDLKAEVWDTGRCSGCGACVAVCPADAISFEEGEMVTSPKSNGYCKQATDGVLCGACYAVCPRIGDQPAETLGKYLELVSAKATFEIPHRQSGGAVTAILANALDEGLIDAIVTVTEDRWTMQPSSVIITKSDVLVQQAGSRYSWWVPLLAALKEAVIERRFRRIAVIGVPCVVQAVARMRESDHDLLKPYAKSIRLVLGLFCTETFDYKALVDGKLRSHYKLEPHEIRKLDVKGKLEILKTDGSTQVVPLAELETCIRKGCHYCTDLTAVLADISAGAIGSAPGSTTLLVRTPAGKGFIDSAVQNKMLALAGEPDTKAIEKLASAKIKKNSKK; encoded by the coding sequence ATGGCACAAAAAAGTTATCTGGATTTGAAAGCCGAAGTCTGGGATACCGGCAGATGCTCGGGCTGCGGTGCCTGTGTGGCCGTCTGCCCGGCCGATGCCATCTCGTTTGAAGAGGGAGAGATGGTGACAAGCCCAAAGAGCAACGGGTACTGCAAGCAGGCAACGGACGGGGTGCTCTGCGGTGCGTGTTATGCGGTCTGCCCCCGCATTGGCGATCAGCCTGCCGAGACCCTCGGGAAGTATCTCGAACTCGTCTCTGCCAAAGCCACGTTCGAGATCCCCCACCGTCAGAGCGGCGGGGCGGTCACGGCAATCCTCGCAAATGCGCTCGACGAGGGCCTCATCGACGCGATCGTAACCGTTACCGAAGACCGCTGGACAATGCAGCCTTCTTCGGTCATCATCACGAAGTCCGATGTGCTCGTGCAGCAGGCCGGCAGCCGGTACAGCTGGTGGGTGCCCCTCCTTGCGGCCCTCAAGGAAGCGGTGATCGAGCGCAGGTTCCGGAGGATTGCGGTCATCGGCGTTCCCTGTGTTGTCCAGGCCGTAGCCCGGATGCGGGAGAGCGACCATGATCTCCTGAAGCCGTACGCAAAATCGATCCGACTGGTCCTGGGCCTGTTCTGCACCGAGACCTTCGATTACAAAGCGCTTGTTGACGGAAAACTCCGGTCGCATTACAAACTGGAGCCCCACGAGATCCGGAAGCTGGATGTGAAGGGGAAACTGGAGATCCTGAAGACCGATGGCAGTACGCAGGTAGTCCCGCTCGCGGAGCTGGAGACCTGTATCCGGAAAGGCTGCCATTACTGCACGGATCTCACCGCCGTGCTTGCAGATATTTCCGCCGGGGCTATCGGGAGCGCCCCGGGTTCGACAACGCTCCTTGTCCGCACACCTGCCGGCAAAGGTTTCATCGACAGTGCGGTGCAGAACAAGATGCTCGCTCTTGCGGGCGAGCCAGATACAAAAGCGATTGAGAAACTTGCTTCGGCTAAGATCAAGAAGAACTCAAAGAAGTAA
- a CDS encoding HAMP domain-containing protein has protein sequence MIQKDSPVTESRSLFHYILLFMIIPVICIGVLLTANDYFVTKNNFENEAHHLQFQTEQNIMEALHLTDTASNILDNSINDQMQKGLVAVKGEYERSGRNPAGMNLTALQAGMGEGYDIYVIDESGVIVATTYPPELGQDFKQIPYFFEYLTKIRNSEGFFPDRVVHELLGSGQYRKFAYMPTPDHKYVLELGLAGPSFDSMNAKLEAHKNIKNIVFSNPYVEDYRVFNTLGRYVSNGSRPEPEIRGYLNETISLRSTYEVSEAGSPRTVRYLFIDLKDATYGSDPSRIVEITYNTGLMQQSLNNLLLSHLLISLSVILLGCVLAVLVSRRLIQPVKCIVSDVEKIAAGDLDHRIGSPQIQEFRVLEKSINTMVDSLKSAFLKVKDDEIFKQEMIDQLPIAVFMKNVDDGRYVYWNRASETLFGAKLLT, from the coding sequence ATGATTCAGAAGGATAGTCCCGTAACGGAAAGCCGGTCTCTCTTCCACTATATCCTCTTATTCATGATAATTCCCGTCATCTGCATCGGGGTGCTCCTTACTGCAAATGACTATTTTGTTACGAAAAACAATTTCGAGAACGAAGCCCATCATCTTCAGTTCCAGACCGAACAGAACATAATGGAAGCCCTTCACCTTACCGATACGGCGTCAAATATCCTTGATAACAGCATCAACGACCAGATGCAGAAAGGACTCGTTGCCGTCAAAGGCGAGTACGAGCGATCCGGTCGCAATCCCGCAGGAATGAATCTGACCGCTCTCCAGGCCGGCATGGGAGAAGGCTATGATATCTATGTTATCGATGAATCCGGCGTGATTGTTGCAACCACCTACCCGCCGGAACTCGGCCAGGATTTCAAGCAGATACCATATTTCTTTGAGTATCTCACCAAAATCCGCAATTCTGAAGGTTTTTTCCCGGATCGCGTGGTGCATGAACTCCTCGGATCCGGCCAGTACCGGAAGTTTGCGTACATGCCAACGCCGGATCATAAATATGTACTTGAACTGGGCCTTGCAGGGCCATCCTTCGATTCGATGAATGCAAAATTGGAAGCCCATAAGAATATCAAAAACATCGTGTTTTCCAATCCCTATGTTGAAGATTACCGGGTCTTCAATACCCTCGGGCGTTATGTGAGCAATGGCAGCCGGCCTGAACCGGAAATCCGGGGATACCTCAACGAGACGATAAGCCTGCGTTCAACCTATGAAGTCTCCGAAGCCGGCTCCCCCCGGACCGTACGGTACCTGTTCATCGATCTCAAGGATGCAACCTACGGCTCGGATCCCAGCAGGATCGTTGAAATCACGTATAACACGGGCCTTATGCAGCAATCTCTCAACAACCTCCTCCTCTCCCACCTGCTCATCTCCTTATCGGTGATCCTTCTGGGATGTGTTCTTGCAGTCCTTGTATCGCGGAGACTTATCCAACCGGTCAAATGTATCGTGAGCGATGTTGAAAAAATTGCAGCAGGGGATCTGGATCACCGGATCGGGAGCCCGCAGATCCAGGAGTTCCGCGTTCTTGAGAAGAGTATCAACACGATGGTGGATTCATTAAAAAGCGCATTTTTGAAAGTGAAAGACGACGAGATCTTCAAGCAGGAGATGATCGATCAGCTGCCGATTGCCGTCTTCATGAAGAATGTTGACGATGGCAGGTACGTGTACTGGAACCGGGCAAGCGAGACCCTGTTCGGCGCAAAGCTGTTGACGTGA
- a CDS encoding ATP-binding protein: MIGKTDRDLFPKVMVTQIEREDCEARLNRIAMNTKTVALEGQGDRILHMIIVPIFSSTRTERYMLGIAEDLTEQALHLKTDLLFSITRHDILDNLSVIMESLERAQLMTTPEAMQAFFDKTLLSVESIRNQISFMRSMQDRGITSPKWQSVQQSFYNAVDQLPDSDVEIEADLDDLEIFADPFLPRIFFTLLLNSFNYGGKRLSRVHLHAAMDGENLALVYEDDGPGIPLTDKAKIFIFEESPKTWQGLFLIRELLSFTGISITESGAPETGVRFVLLVPAGKFRYRG, encoded by the coding sequence GTGATCGGGAAGACCGATCGCGACCTCTTCCCCAAGGTAATGGTTACCCAGATTGAGAGAGAAGACTGCGAAGCCCGCCTCAACCGTATTGCCATGAATACCAAGACGGTTGCCCTGGAAGGACAGGGCGACCGGATCCTCCATATGATCATTGTGCCCATCTTCAGCTCAACAAGGACCGAGCGGTACATGCTGGGCATTGCTGAAGACTTAACCGAACAGGCTCTTCACCTCAAGACCGATCTGCTCTTCAGTATTACCCGCCACGATATTCTCGACAATCTTTCGGTCATCATGGAATCCCTTGAACGGGCGCAGCTCATGACCACACCTGAAGCGATGCAGGCATTTTTCGACAAGACCCTCCTTTCCGTGGAATCGATCCGCAACCAGATCTCGTTCATGCGCAGCATGCAGGACCGGGGAATAACGTCCCCGAAATGGCAATCGGTCCAGCAGTCCTTCTACAATGCGGTTGATCAACTTCCGGATAGTGATGTGGAGATTGAAGCAGATCTGGACGATCTGGAAATATTTGCCGATCCCTTCCTGCCCCGGATCTTCTTCACCCTGCTCCTGAACTCCTTCAACTACGGGGGCAAGCGCCTCTCCCGGGTCCATCTGCATGCAGCAATGGACGGGGAGAACCTCGCGCTGGTGTACGAGGATGACGGGCCGGGTATACCGCTGACGGACAAGGCAAAGATCTTCATTTTCGAGGAATCCCCGAAGACCTGGCAGGGCCTCTTCCTCATCCGGGAGCTCCTCTCCTTCACCGGTATCTCCATCACTGAATCCGGTGCTCCCGAAACCGGCGTGCGGTTTGTCCTGCTGGTTCCTGCAGGCAAATTCCGGTACCGCGGCTGA
- a CDS encoding DUF4349 domain-containing protein, whose amino-acid sequence MKYKVIALLALVMIALLATGCMGVPAASTSNSASVKGIVVTSENYGKVSQDTRLGYTGSSIAPMAVPTAARSGSGSDSAVTDTKIIKTAYLSLEVKDVTGTVESLKAIAAQKGGYITSTNVQKNYKDSLSGTVVLRVPQAEFENTLIGVKALGTVKSASTQGEDVTEEYVDLQAQKTSYENQLAQYNAIMKQSTKVEDIIKVQEQIDRVQTELNRLEGKLKYLNSRIDMSTITVNLQEPEPVGGDSGYNFITTLNEGIAGFFGMIDAIIVFLLTIIPLIIIGGIGYGIYRYYKGKKPGQNTAEIKEK is encoded by the coding sequence ATGAAATACAAGGTCATCGCACTCCTGGCACTGGTGATGATTGCACTCCTGGCCACGGGCTGCATGGGAGTCCCTGCCGCCTCCACCAGCAACAGTGCATCCGTTAAGGGGATTGTTGTTACAAGCGAGAATTACGGCAAAGTATCCCAGGATACGCGCCTGGGATATACAGGATCAAGCATTGCACCCATGGCGGTTCCGACTGCTGCCAGAAGCGGGAGCGGTTCGGACTCCGCAGTAACCGACACCAAGATCATCAAGACCGCGTATCTCTCGCTGGAAGTAAAAGACGTGACGGGCACGGTCGAGAGTCTGAAAGCCATTGCTGCACAGAAAGGCGGCTACATCACCTCAACAAATGTCCAGAAGAACTACAAAGACAGCTTAAGCGGCACCGTGGTCCTGCGCGTGCCGCAGGCCGAGTTCGAGAACACCCTCATTGGGGTCAAAGCCCTGGGAACGGTAAAATCCGCATCCACGCAGGGCGAGGATGTAACTGAGGAGTATGTAGACCTCCAGGCCCAGAAGACCTCCTACGAGAACCAGCTCGCCCAGTACAATGCGATCATGAAGCAGAGTACCAAGGTGGAGGATATCATCAAGGTCCAGGAACAGATCGATCGCGTCCAGACAGAACTCAACCGGCTCGAAGGAAAACTGAAGTACCTCAACAGCAGGATCGACATGTCGACGATAACGGTGAACCTCCAGGAGCCGGAACCGGTGGGCGGCGACAGCGGTTATAACTTCATCACCACACTCAACGAGGGCATAGCCGGATTCTTTGGCATGATCGATGCGATCATCGTCTTTCTCTTAACCATCATCCCGCTCATCATCATCGGCGGCATAGGGTACGGTATTTACCGCTATTACAAAGGAAAGAAACCGGGCCAGAACACAGCCGAGATAAAAGAGAAATAA